One genomic region from Antedon mediterranea chromosome 3, ecAntMedi1.1, whole genome shotgun sequence encodes:
- the LOC140045030 gene encoding glutathione S-transferase theta-1-like, with the protein MALTVYYNPLSQPSRAVVLFCKYNKIPYHEKVIDLAKGEHRMPEYTAIQPAQSVPAIKDGDFTLGESTAIVRYLAAKYNVADHWYPKNIETRAQIDAYLAWQHTGIREAGINVMVNEIFVPKRTGKPKDQEAVDKFVKEAEESIGKINRLFLKGKRFLCGDEISVADLFAICELVQPLACPSGKGLLKNQPEIADWMKRVEDKLNPDYDELNKPLKAVCQQ; encoded by the exons ATGGCTTTAACAGTGTACTATAATCCATTATCTCAACCTAGTCGTGCCGTAGTATTGTTTTGCAAATATAACAAGATACCCTACCATGAGAAAGTCATCGACTTGGCAAAAG GTGAGCATAGAATGCCAGAATACACTGCAATCCAGCCAGCTCAGTCAGTACCAGCAATTAAAGATGGTGATTTCACACTTGGAGAAAG TACTGCAATAGTGAGATATCTGGCGGCAAAATACAACGTAGCAGATCATTGGTATCCTAAAAATATTGAGACTCGGGCTCAGATTGATGCCTACTTAGCCTGGCAGCATACAGGTATTAGGGAAGCGGGAATTAACGTGATGGTGAATGAG ATATTTGTTCCAAAACGTACCGGAAAACCAAAAGATCAGGAGGCAGTCGACAAGTTTGTCAAAGAAGCTGAAGAGTCCATCGGCAAGATAAATAGGTTATTTCTCAAAGGAAAGAGGTTCTTGTGTGGAGACGAGATATCTGTTGCTGACTTGTTTGCTATTTGTGAG CTTGTTCAACCGTTGGCCTGTCCATCTGGTAAAGGTTTACTGAAGAACCAGCCGGAAATTGCTGACTGGATGAAACGTGTAGAAGACAAATTGAATCCAGATTACGATGAATTGAATAAACCACTGAAAGCAGTTTGCCAACAATGA
- the LOC140045027 gene encoding uncharacterized protein has translation MTNLDMNLFWIRSIYEHTVQHGSGNIISIDGKNIGSPPICLVATHVDKLSGTASEKEEEVMKMYKKMFDKMEGMPYAHHVDREMYMVDNTMKSPEGITKLKRNVGRYMKEMVREVPVKWVNLQESLQRIGETELCITFEEVSRIGTQCEISEEGLDTAIEYMNDIGIILHSSTNKELKNTVITDLKMMIQMVTKVITVVKPSIKVKQMRMLWKRLDEEGILEERLLRYLWKHELKEDPHRFEIFTEVMKTFGLLFEKLKVTEGNRVFLVPSRMKTEEKSLEVETDKQNMVSIYLTPVDFLPNAVYNTLVVAFLDLMEVKNKDGEQLVSQNRSEFDFKDHGVNLGTVKIENKHALKLEITYLTEVDGNVRDQMNEPQPSFCIEVLSYLMHQLETVLVTREGVGYNLCVLCTACYPAEKPHLHDLKKCLKLDTNSVKCGNERMMTNHLKWLFLEDTTTATPLSTSSLETDAPIAAPLAASSLGTGKETSPNSLEDKLNKLNYDLSEVFMKNTRKFLFLRCCLFDEVDLQVLGNKDYKANDYFNELADKGKIKPTDVNLLLEVATLSEIKHAKDLVKQYMNDNNVQISNQQKLSPYRKRLCKALEQFNPSELNRVTACYQLEQPTIWDVTFYLESKSKLVDESEREKFAKLLGPIPNKIMCKSI, from the exons ATGACTAATTTGGACATGAATTTGTTCTGGATAAGGTCCATTTATGAACACACTGTACAACATGGTTCAGGAAACATTATTTCAATTGATGGCAAGAACATAGGGTCACCTCCCATCTGTTTGGTTGCAACTCATGTGGACAAATTGTCAGGGACAGCATCAGAAAAAGAGGAGGAG GTTATGAAGATGTACAAGAAAATGTTTGATAAAATGGAAGGAATGCCATATGCTCACCATGTAGATCGTGAAATGTACATGGTTGATAACACCATGAAATCACCTGAAGGTATTACAAAACTTAAGCGAAATGTTGGTAGATACATGAAGGAAATGGTGAGAGAAGTTCCAGTAAAGTGGGTTAATTTACAGGAAAGTTTGCAAAGAATTGGTGAAACAGAATTGTGTATTACATTTGAGGAG GTTTCCAGGATTGGCACTCAATGTGAAATTTCCGAAGAGGGGCTCGACACTGCCATAGAGTATATGAATGACATTGGGATCATTTTGCATTCAAGTACTAACAAAGAACTGAAGAACACTGTGATAACAGATCTTAAAATGATGATTCAAATGGTGACAAAAGTGATCACGGTAGTTAAACCGTCTATTAAAGTG aagcAAATGAGGATGCTGTGGAAAAGGCTTGATGAGGAAGGAATACTGGAGGAAAGACTGCTACGGTATTTATGGAAACATGAATTAAAGGAAGATCCACATCGCTTTGAAATCTTTACTGAAGTGATGAAGACATTTGGTTTGCTCTTTGAGAAATTGAAG GTAACCGAAGGTAACCGGGTATTCCTGGTTCCATCTCGAATGAAAACCGAGGAAAAGAGTCTTGAAGTTGAAACGGACAAACAAAATATGGTGTCAATCTATCTTACACCTGTAGACTTTCTTCCTAATGCTGTCTACAATACATTGGTTGTTGCGTTTCTGGACTTaatggaggtaaaaaataaagatgGCGAACAACTTGTGTCTCAAAACCGCAGTGAATTCGACTTTAAGGATCATGGGGTCAATCTAGGCACagtgaaaattgaaaacaagCATGCATTAAAG CTTGAAATAACTTATCTGACTGAAGTTGATGGTAATGTTAGAGACCAAATGAATGAACCGCAGCCAAGTTTCTGCATAGAG GTGTTAAGTTATCTAATGCATCAACTAGAAACTGTACTTGTCACTAGAGAAGGAGTTGGCTACAATCTATGTGTGTTGTGTACTGCTTGTTATCCAGCAGAGAAGCCTCATTTACATGATCTCAAAAAGTGCTTGAAACTAGATACTAATAGTGTTAAATGTGGCAATGAACGCATGATGACCAATCATTTAAAGTGGCTATTTCTGGAAG ATACAACAACTGCTACTCCTCTGTCTACAAGCTCATTAGAGACAG ATGCACCTATTGCTGCTCCTTTGGCTGCAAgctcattagggacaggtaaag AAACAAGTCCAAATTCACTTGAAGACAAGTTAAACAAGTTAAATTATGATCTCAGTGAAGTCTTTATGAAGAATACGAGAAAATTCTTATTTTTGAGATGTTGTCTCTTTGATGAAGTAGATTTACAAGTCCTTGGCAATAAAGATTACAAAgcaaatgattattttaatgaaCTCGCTGATAAAGGAAAGATCAAACCAACCGACGTCAACCTTCTGCTTGAAGTGGCAACACTATCAGAAATTAAACATGCTAAAGATCTTGTAAAACAGTATATGAATGACAACAATGTACAAATTAGTAATCAACAGAAGTTGTCCCCATATAGAAAAAGATTGTGTAAGGCATTGGAACAGTTTAACCCAAGTGAGTTGAATAGAGTTACAGCTTGTTATCAATTGGAACAACCAACCATTTGGgatgtaacattttatttagagAGCAAATCCAAATTGGTAGATGAATCAGAAAGAGAGAAGTTTGCTAAGCTGCTTGGACCAATcccaaataaaataatgtgtaaGTCAATTTGA
- the LOC140043282 gene encoding unconventional myosin-XIX-like: MCLDALVELIQHMWTVNISELLPSFYNHDSILIQNNFYKFMVLSGILHLGNIEFISDDVTGPCEIDSEKQGVDTSVNAAAQLLGLDVDALTRCLAFRQITASHKRRKSVFMKPCIKDECHTRRDCLAKLLYARYFTNIKAIFVCSERNLFTLLKIILLCSICLFTDLYIQNKHTEDVVQIQ, encoded by the exons atgtgtttagatgccttagttgaactaatccagcacatgtggacagtaaacatcagtgaactttTACCTAGTTTTTACAATCATGATAGTATATTGATTCAAAAcaacttttacaaatttatg GTTCTAAGTGGTATACTTCATCTTGGAAATATAGAGTTTATTAGTGATGATGTCACTGGACCATGTGAAATTGATTCTGAAAAACAAG GAGTTGACACATCTGTTAATGCTGCTGCACAGTTACTTGGTCTTGATGTTGATGCCTTAACTAGATGTCTTGCATTCCGACAAATCACTGCATCTCACAAGCGTAGAAAGAGTGTCTTTATGAAACCTTGCATAAAAGATGAATGTCATACAAGGAGAGATTGTCTTGCAAAGTTACTCTATGCCAGGtattttacaaacattaaaGCTATATTTGTTTGTAGTGAAAGAAACTTATTTACTCTTTTGAAAATAATCTTGTTGTGCAGTATTTGCCTTTTTACTGACCTGTACATTCAAAACAAACACACAGAAGATGTTGTACAAATCCAATAA
- the LOC140043283 gene encoding unconventional myosin-XIX-like, which yields MARSWQSYIGLLDVYGFESFSFNSLEQLCINYANEKLQQHFVHNFLKAEQDDCQSEGVPWKFEDFTDNKTCLAIIEGNISIFALMNQQCKLNRHSDPSSFCEFLHDTISSANLSRAHISVTSPAFVVHHYAEKVTYQVDGLIEKNKDGIPTELVDLLKISSKKFVQQLVDANVTSLQSPSKTKGKKTTSSVVSTFKNSLDSLMATLHEITPHYIRCIKPSLECQPDSFDNVHVINQLRACGVLETIQISATGFPTRMLYSDFLKRYELLIRSNSEDVKDLDTKSKCAVITNLVLAEADKENKMKSFLFGKTKIFLREGELDKLEDARLKEFNLSAGVIQIWWRKILATKSKQEAAVVIIQAGFRGWKVREDVKRRHEAARVIQYAMIGYSIRLNQRKLDEQLNELNSDEFADSDVQECNDKQSQQNNSILTEGILSAVSLDNEPHESNLSVISSSNGTKEVEDQDKRDKFTSKEVEDQDKRDKFTNKSINEIEEPENVNNNSRIQFHENGNLNCNSGRSEGNTIVNIEQKKDGDEISQKKSSNEQCATHKPIVSEHQNGRRVEGEPVNQGTTTIINKFVQVATTPAVDIAFGIALLGLLYHGPVRL from the exons ATGGCCAGGAGTTGGCAGTCTTACATTGGTCTACTGGATGTCTATGGATTTGAAAGTTTTTCATTTAACAGTTTGGAGCAATTATGcataaattatgcaaatgagaaGCTTCAGCAACATTTTGTGCACAACTTCCTCAAAGCAGAACAG gatGACTGTCAATCTGAGGGAGTTCCATGGAAATTTGAAGACTTTACTGACAATAAAACATGTCTTGCTATTATTGAAGGCAACATCAGTATATTTGCACTTATGAATCAA CAATGCAAGTTAAACAGACATTCAGATCCAAGTTCGTTTTGTGAGTTTCTTCATGACACCATCAGCAGTGCAAACTTATCTCGTGCACATATATCAGTGACATCACCAGCTTTTGTTGTGCATCACTATGCAGAGAAAGTTACGTACCAAGTGGATGGTCTAATTGAAAAGAATAAG GATGGTATTCCAACAGAACTTGTAGATTTGCTTAAAATTAGCAGCAAGAAGTTTGTGCAACAATTAGTTGATGCTAATGTTACCAGTTTACAG AGTCCAAGTAAAACAAAAGGCAAAAAGACTACTTCTTCAGTGGTATCAACATTTAAG AATTCATTGGACAGTCTTATGGCTACTTTACATGAAATAACACCTCACTACATCCGCTGTATCAAACCAAGTCTTGAGTGTCAACCAGACAGCTTTGATAACGTTCATGTTATAAATCAACTACGTGCTTGCGGTGTTCTTGAAACAATTCAGATTAGTGCAACAGGCTTCCCTACCAG AATGTTGTACAGTGATTTTCTTAAGAggtatgaattattaataaggtCAAACTCAGAAGATGTAAAAGATTTGGATACAAAAAGTAAATGTGCTGTTATTACGAATCTGGTTTTAGCTGAAGcagacaaagaaaataaaatgaaaagctTTTTGTTTGGAAAAACAAAGATATTCCTAAGAGAGGGAGAG ttggATAAACTTGAAGATGCAAGATTGAAGGAATTCAATTTAAGTGCTGGTGTAATACAGATATGGTGGAGGAAGATCCTGGCAACCAAAAGTAAACAAGAGGCAGCTGTGGTCATCATTCAAGCAG GTTTTAGAGGCTGGAAGGTGAGAGAAGATGTAAAGAGACGACATGAGGCAGCACGTGTCATACAGTATGCTATGATTGGATATTCAATTCGTTTAAACCAACGCAAGTTAGATGAACaattaaatgaattgaattcagACGAG tttGCTGATTCTGATGTGCAAGAATGCAATGATAAACAATCGCAACAAAACAATAGCATATTAACAGAAGGTATACTGTCAGCAGTATCATTGGATAATGAACCTCATGAGAGTAACCTGTCGGTGATTAGTTCAAGCAATGGCACCAAAGAAGTTGAAGATCAAGACAAGAGAGATAAGTTTACCAGTAAAGAAGTTGAAGATCAAGACAAGAGAGATAAGTTTACCAATAAGAGCATCAATGAAATTGAAGAAccagaaaatgtaaataacaattCTAGAATACAATTTCATGAAAATGGTAACCTGAACTGTAATAGTGGTAGAAGTGAGGGAAATACAATAGTTAACATTGAACAAAAGAAAGATGGGGATGAAATATCTCAAAAGAAGAGCTCAAATGAACAATGTGCTACACATAAACCAATAGTTAGTGAGCACCAGAATGGTAGACGTGTTGAAGGGGAGCCTGTAAATCAAGGAACTACTACCATCATTAACAAGTTTGTGCAAGTTGCAACAACTCCTGCAGTTGATATAGCTTTTGGTATTGCGTTACTTGGTTTGCTGTATCATGGTCCAGTTAGGCTATAA